The nucleotide window AAGGGGTTTGTTTGGAAACCTCCGTCATTATCCCAGCAAGTCGTAACTCATTGAGTGTAGAATTGCGATCGCATTTACCCACTTAACTAAGCAACGTTCGACGATTGCCCATTTGCAGAACCAGTTCTCGCTACTAACGTCTGCACTGCTACTGCTGCTATTTGAGCCACTGCTTCTGTAGGAAGAGTCCGCACTTTAGACAAGATCTGCTCCACTGGATCAGAGGAAGGCAGTTGTCCATCTGCCAAATAAGCTTGAATTTCTTCCAGGTTCCATCCTTTCAATAAGGCTAATTTTTGTAAATTTTCTGCTTCAGGCCAAGATTGGCAGGACTCCCACATACTAACAGCAGGACGACTAACGCCCAGTTTTCTAGCAAACTGGCCTTGGCTAAGAGAACCTCGTAACTCTTGGATGAGAGTAGTTAATCGCTCGGCTTTATTACTCATATATCTATTTTATCTTTGTCCAGGAGATCAGTTGCCCATTCGGAAAGCTTAATATCCTCTGGCGCATGGGAAAAGAAATTATTAATCTCTTTTCCCTTACTTCTGATACATTATGTAGATGTGGTTATTGAATTACCAATTTTGGTCAATCAACTTACACACTAGTTTTTGTTGTTTAGCAATATTAGCAATAGTGTAATGCACCTACAGTGTCAATGGAATCATATACCGTTATTTGTAATCAATTTATTTTGGCCTAAAGCCAGTAGACACTTTGCCTGTCTTTTTTCCCCAATAGACAGCTTTCCGAGAAAGACACGAAAAAATGCAGGGACTTGGTTTAGTACGGAGTAATCCTGAGAAATCCTTATTGACAACTGTTTTAGCCCAGTTCATTTTGCAGGTTCTAATAGGCAAAAGCTGTTGTTGAATTTTGGAAAGAGGAAATTGAGGAATCTAAGCTAGCAAGCGAGAACCGATAATTAACCTCGCAAAATGGTTACTCCCT belongs to Phormidium ambiguum IAM M-71 and includes:
- a CDS encoding helix-turn-helix transcriptional regulator, with product MSNKAERLTTLIQELRGSLSQGQFARKLGVSRPAVSMWESCQSWPEAENLQKLALLKGWNLEEIQAYLADGQLPSSDPVEQILSKVRTLPTEAVAQIAAVAVQTLVARTGSANGQSSNVA